The following proteins are encoded in a genomic region of Planctomycetota bacterium:
- a CDS encoding response regulator: protein MSCPITTRAVEILLVEDNAGDVRLTREALKDGKVSNNLRVVRDGVEALAYLRHEGKYARAVTPDLILLDLNLPKKDGREVLAAIKADPDLRRIPVVVLTTSEGEEDVLRAYSLNANCYITKPVDLDQFIRVVRSIESFWFTVVRLPTE, encoded by the coding sequence ATGAGTTGCCCCATCACCACGCGGGCCGTCGAGATTCTGCTGGTCGAGGACAATGCAGGCGATGTGCGCCTCACCCGCGAGGCCCTCAAGGACGGCAAGGTGAGCAACAACCTGCGGGTGGTGCGCGACGGCGTCGAAGCCCTGGCCTACCTGCGCCACGAGGGCAAGTACGCCAGGGCCGTGACCCCGGACCTGATCCTGCTGGACCTGAACCTGCCGAAGAAGGACGGCCGCGAGGTGCTCGCGGCGATCAAGGCCGACCCGGACCTGCGGCGCATCCCGGTGGTCGTCCTGACCACGTCGGAGGGCGAGGAAGACGTGCTCCGGGCCTACAGCCTCAATGCCAACTGCTATATCACGAAGCCCGTGGACCTCGACCAGTTCATCCGCGTCGTGAGGTCCATCGAGTCGTTCTGGTTCACGGTCGTGCGGCTGCCCACCGAGTGA